The Canis lupus familiaris isolate Mischka breed German Shepherd chromosome 19, alternate assembly UU_Cfam_GSD_1.0, whole genome shotgun sequence DNA segment GAGGATGGCGATCAGAGGGTGGATGAGGGAAGGAAGGGTGCAGGGGCTTGCCTTgtgctctggggaggggaggaggcattACCTTCTTCTCCACCCACTGTGTAAAACACCTGCCACCCAGATCTGCCACCTTCTGGGCAGCAAACATTGTGCCAGTCCCTGAGGAGCCACGCAGAGCCTCCTGCTGAGCAGGCTGGCTCATTTTAGAAGTAGGAAAATATCATCAAAGAGCATCAGAAACATTAGCAGTGGGAGAGGCCTCCTCTGCATGAGAGCCTTCAGGGCAAACCAAGGGCTGGGACTGGTCCAAGGTCAAGGTCTTGTTCTAATCAGGAATGGTGGAGGATAAGAGTTTAGGGCTCTGGCCTTCAGGCCTCCAcgccacccccactcccaccccaacaCCAGCTATAGCAGGAGATGAGACTGTCTTATTCCATTCTGGGGCCCCAAGACTGagagagcaggtgctcagtgaagGAAtgacctgggtcctgggatcatgtacTCAGCTGTTACTTTGGATTCATTTTCCCTATAGAAAGCGATAAGGATAGGAGCATGGATCTGGAGTAGAATGGCGGGATCAgactcccagctcagccactcactggctgtgtgactttggtcaagttacttcactgctctgtgcctcaattttctcatatttaaaataaggctGGTATAGCACGTGCCTTAGAGGAATAAGGGTGAGATGGATTCATGGGGAGTATGTGAAGCACTTAGAATggtacctggcacacagcatgTTCTTTTTAAGGGTTTGTGcctattatttttcccttcttctcatTTCCAGTGGGCGTCTTGCTCCTCCGCCTGAAGTCTGgggttcttcctttctctcagaaAAGCCTAAGCCTACAGACACAATATGCCAGGTGTCTGTGGGGAGGGAAGGACGAGGGCATTTGAGAAGCTGCCAGCAGGGAAGCAGGGGCCCTGGTTCGTGGTTCCCTAGAAGCGGCCCAGCCTTGACTCCAGGTCCTGCTGTGGGAGGTGGCCTGGCTTCCGAGGGAATGGCTGCATGGTGGGTACACCTGCGGAGGGCCCAGCCTCCCAAGCAAGAACAGAAACTGCAGAGGTCACCTGGGCTGGAATGAGGGGCTCACTGGCACCTGGGCCAAACTCTTGGCTGACTTGTCCTGCAGGGGAAAGGACCCATGTACCTGCCTGGGGACTGGAGGTAGGATGAAGCATGTGGGGGGGAAAAGACAGGCAGCGTTGCTTATAGACCTGAGCCTGGGCATCAGGATCAGACCCTGTGAACTTTGTAAACCAGAAGGGAGCATCGGGGAGCCCTTTTCTGTGGGTACGGGTGCCTGCTGGTCTGCCTATGCTACTACCTGGCTTGGCCTGTAGGCCCTCCATTGCCCAGGAAGCCTGGTAGCAAAAGAACACCACATGGGTTTCCCAGACGAATGAATAATTAACGCCGCCCCCCAGTCCCCTGCCAAAATACCTTGCTTCTGGGGCCTTCCCCACCTCGGCTGAGGGCGACTGCTTCTGTCATCCTTGACTACCTGGCATACCCTCTGTCTATTTCAAAATTCTGTGTCCTCTGGCTTCAAAACATGCCTTCAATACTCTCTTGCCCCCTGCGGCTCCCACCTCACTCCAGGCCCCTGTGGCCTCTCGTCTTGAGTTCCTCTGGAGGAACCCATCCCAGTACGTGCCTTTGACCCCTCCTGCCTGTTATCCACGCAGCAGCCAGAGCGAGCCAGCTGAAGGGGCAGGCACAGCATCTCCCCTCCTTGAAACCCTTCACTGGCTCCCTGTTTCACTCAGAGTCTAAGGCCAAAGCCCTTCCCCTGCCTTCAGGGCCTCCCTGGCCTGGCTTCAACATCTCAGGCCTGGTCCACCACCCCTTGCTGGGGTCCTGGAGGCTCCTGGAATGTGCCTCAGAGTCTCTGCCCTTGCCGCTCCCTGGGCTGGCTGCCACAGGCCATTCTCACCTTTTCCCGCCTCTGCCCACCCATCACCCCCTCAGCCAGGCCTCCCCTGACCatattccaggggcacctgggtggctccgttggttgggcgtctgcctttggcttgggtcatgatcctggggtcctgggatccagcctcacattgggctccctgctcagcgggaagcctgcttctccctctgcccctccccctgcttgtgctctctctttctctttcatgctgtctctgtctctctctcaaattaaaaaaaaaacaaaaaaaaaaaacttaaaaaaactccaaaaaacaaaaaaccgtaTTCCACCACAAGGAGCTGCTTGGCTTTTCTCCTTAGCCCTCGGGACCTCGCAGCTGGCTTGGTTTGTCCCCCCTACCCCCGCTCCCACCCCGGGCCGTGCCCATGTGCGTCGTATCTCCCCGTCTGGGTCACTGGTGCTCAGCATCCGGGGTGGCGGCGGGCCCGGGCGCCTGGAGAGCAGCTGGTGGGTGGCACCCACAGGCCGTACCTGTTTGATGGCGAGGTTGACCACCTCGTAGCGGCTCACGCGGCCCAGGGGCAGACAGAAGCTGTAGAGCGCGTGCAGGGCGGCGCAGAAGAAGCTGAGCAGGCCTATCTGCTTGCGGTGCTGCAGCCAGTGGTCCAGCCAGTCGGGGAAGCGGCGGTACTTGGTGCCGCGGTGCAGCTGCAGGGCGGCTGCCAGCACCCCGGGCAGGTACACCAGCGACAGCAGCACGTAGGCCACGCACGGCAGCGTCGTGTTGACCACGGACACGGGGAGCTTGTAGAACTTGCTCTTGCCATCGCGCACGTAGGGCTGCAGGACGTCCCGGACGAAGTTGTAGACATAGAAGAAGATGAAgagccccagggccaggagggcagGCACCTTCCAGCCTGGGAGGAGGCGCAGGGGCATGGCCTCCACCTCCCGGGCCGAGACCAGGGACCCCATGTCCATGGGCATGAAGCCCATGGCCTGTACCATCTCCGAGACGGCCCGCTTGGCTTCCGGATGGTCACTGCAGATGGGCACCTGGGGGGAGGTAGGGGGAAGCAGATGGGGTCACAGGGGTGGGCAAGGTCTCAGACAGTGGCTAGGCCAAACCCCTCACCAAGCGgtggaggaagctgaggccaggGAACCCCAGAGCAGAAGGTGGCTCTGACTCCCAGGCAGGCTCTCCCCTCAGCCCGCTACAGCCTCCCAGGCCCTGGTCCAGCATGCCCGTAATGCAAAGAGAGGACCTGGGGCTCACCCGACAGGGAGTGTTTTGTCCAGTTCATTGCCATAGGCAACCACAAGCAATGAGCCCACCTAGGCAgctcccaggagccccaagaataGATGCTTTGAGAATGGTGGTCTGCTCTGGGGGTCACTCAGTAATTGGGCTTTGCATATGGCCCAGAACATGCAGTGGTGGGTGCAGTTCCATCCCTCAGGCCACAAGTGTCCTCTGCGATGGTGTCCCTTGGCCCCCTATGGCCCTCAGCCAACACAGAAGCCAGCCCCAGCCTCACAGCCCGCTGCTTCCCACCATGAGCTCCACGCAGGCATATTAGTCTCCTCAGATCTCTGGACACTGTGGCCTCACCCACGCTGCTATGGTCAGTCTGGTCCACCGACACTGACGGGGCACCTACTACGTGCTAGGCTTTAAGCACACAGTCCTTCAGCCTTGCCTCAAGTCCACAGGTGGGTACATCCCCATTTCTCAGGTGAGGAGATTGAGGTCCAGGAGCATCATTTCTCACCTCTGTACCTGTGCAGGTTGTCCCCATGGCCTGGGATGTCCTCCCCGCTCCCTGTACCTGACGATATGATAAGCTGACCTGGAAGTCAGCTCTGCCACTGGGCCCTCACACACTGGTCCCTGCCTGTCCACACACGGGAGTCCTATGACACAGGCTGTGGGACTTGGTGTGAGTCAGGTGGGTAACGTcagggagcctcagtttcccactcTGTGAAATGGAACTCGGCAGTGACGTGAGACGAACCTGGCACACCGAGGGCCCGCAACAAAAGTTAGTCATTTCCACTTATTGTTTTGACGGCCGCTGGTTGCCCCCACCAACACCCTGGTACCCACCTGCCTGTTCCCATCCCTAGGGCCGGACTGCAGGGTCCAGGCGGAGATGACATTGAAGGCCTTGACCACCGTGCAGGTGGGGAAGAGTGAAGCCAGGTACTCGGCGTTGGACTCGCGGCGCCGAAGATGCTCCTGCTCCGTGGGGTTGCTCACGTCCACGAGGATCTTGCCAGCTAGCTGGTCGCTGAGACCGCACAGGGAGGAGTAATGTTCCCGGAACATGGCCACGAAGATGACATCAGGGGAGTCCACTGCCTCCGCCTGGAAGGTCACTTGTGCAGCTGAGGGGAACAGCCCAGCCGTGCGTTTGGGGTTGCGGCTCCCCACAACCACGCTAAAGCCAGAGCCCAGCAAGCGTGTGACCAGGGAGCGGGCAAAGTCCCCGCTGCCCAGGACGCCGACTTTGGGGGCCTCGCTGGGGGCCTCGGCGAGGCTCCCATCACTGTCCACCAGCCGGCGGCTGATCAGCGGCTTGTCCATCTCTCCTGACATCTGAGTGGctggaaagaaaacaggaacTTGATCATTGGAGAGCTCCCAGACTGTCCTTCATACCACCTTCCTCTTTCTTGTCCACTGTAACCACATGGTGGCCCAACATGAGTTGACCTCCATGAGTGTTGGCATGTGCCAGCACAGGGGGGCTAAGCTGAGTGAGACCTAGCGCcccaggaagagggggaaggacctctgccctccaccctctgTCCTTTGTCCTGAATTATGTCCTTGGGACAAATTTGCAAGAGTGCTGAGAAAGAAGTGTATGGAACCTTCATGATGAGTGCTATGTGGTGCCATACTTCTTGTCAAAGGTGTGTGTCATAGATGGATGGTGGTACTGCCAGCAGTCACTCTGACCTTCTCACCATTGGGTGTTATTTGGTTACCAGGAAGGGTGATGTGTGCCTGTGCTTGGTCACCTTGTGCATTTGGGGAAGGTACTTCTGTACTCTTCCTTTAGTAGACGATGAGCAGCTTGAAggcaaggacttttttttttttaattttatttatttatttgagagagagagagagagagagcatgagtgaggacaggggcagaggaagagagagaagcagactcccagctgagcagggagcccaacacggtgctcaatcccaggatcctgggatcatgacctgagctgaaggcagatgtttaactgactgaccacccaggcaccccacagggacCTCATCTTATTTGACTTTGGGTCTCACCATTTGTCACAGGGCCTAGAACACCACTGGTGTTCAATGTTTGCTTAGTGAATGAAGGAACACTGATGCCCTATTCTATGAGGGTAGGGTTGGAGTGGGACATGACAGTGAGTAGGACCCTGAGATTGGGTGGGTGCCCTGGGATCTCCTTTACTGAGCCTAACATAGGAGCAAACATGGTGGAAAACCTGGGCTTAGGCCAGGAGTTCAGAGTGAACTTGGATGGAAAAAATTCTGCTGGCCTTGTTAGTAGCTTTGAACTGAAATTTGCCATTTCCTTCAAGTATGAATGTAAGCAGAAGACCATAAAAGTACTGGTAGTCAACACAATAGTACTGGTAGTCAGTGCTGATCATATCACAAGTTTAATTGTGAAACAGTTCTTCAAATGCTATTTAAACTTATCACTCACTTAAAATTATGGtagagggaaccctgggtggctcagtggtttagtgcctgcctttggtccggggcacgatcctggagtcccaggatcgagtcccatatcaggctccctgcatggagccttcttcttcctctgcctgtgtctctgcctctctctgtgtctctcatgaataaataaataaaatctttttaaaaaattatggtagataggataaatatataataaatatataaaccaaacATTAACAGATGTGAAGAGAGAGATGGCAACACAGTAACATAGGGGACTTCTCTGCCCAGCTCTCAACAATGGATGGATCATCCAGACAGAAGATCAGCACAAAAACACTGGACTTGAACTATACTTGAGACCAAACAAACCTAACAGACACAGAACATCCGATCCAACGGCAGCAGAATACAGGTTCTCCTTATGCATCCACAGAACATCCTCCAGGATAGATCGTATGTTAAGTCATAAAATAAGCCTTACAAATTTAAGATTGAAGTTATataaagtatcttttctgaccataatggcATAGAACTGGAATACGGGAAAATTCACAGATATGTGGAAATtaagtaatacatttttatttcttctcaaatttttatttaaattttagtgagtCATCATaaagtgcaatattggtttcaggagtagaattcagtgattcatcacttacgtacaacacccagtgctcattatgacaagtgccctccttaatacccatcacccatctagttCATCCCCCACCCACGTTTCTCCAGCAACTGTCAGTTTATTCATTATCTTTaagagttgagtctcttatggtttgtttccctctctctctcttttttccccttccccacccccctcccatgtgttcatctgttttgtttcttaaattctatatatgtgTGAAATAgcttggtatttatctttctctgactgacttattttgcttagcataatacattctggctcctaaaacagacacatagttcaatggaacagaatggaaaatccagaagtggGCTCACAACTCAatggttaactaatctttgacaaagcaggaaagaatattcaatggaaaaaagacagtctcttcaacaaatggctttGGGGTCACTGGAAAAtgcatgcagaaaaatgaaactggaccatttcctcacaccatacacaaacatgaattcaacatggatgaaagacctaaatgtgagataggaatccatcaaaaccctagaggagaatgCACGtagcaacctctctgacctcagctgGAGCAACTTCTTAGACatatctctaaaggcaagggaaacagaagcaaaaatgaactaccgggatttcatcaagataaaaggcttctgcacagcaaaggaaatagtcaacaaaactaaaaggcagcctacggaatgggagaagacatttgcaaatgacatatttgataaagagttagtatccaaaatccataaagaacttattaaactcaatacccaaaaaagtAACACTCTTGGACAACCATtgagccaaagaagaaatcaaaagggaaaaccaaaaaataaaaaatcttagaaagtaAGTGGAAATGGAAAActcaacataccaaaacttatgggatataGGAAAAGCAGCTCTAAGAGGGATGTTTATAGCTTAATGCCTACCTtataaaaaaggataaatctCAAACAACATACCTTTACACCTCAACTAGAAACAGAACAAGTCAAAGttctagcagaaggaaggaaataacataTATCAGtgtagaaacaaatgaaatggaggctaaaaaaaaatataaaagatcaatgaaactaagacctgtgtttttaaagataaacaaaattgacaaaactttagctagactaagaaaaaatagactccaaataaaaaatgaaaggtaaaataccacagaaatactaAAGATCATAAGAGACAGCTATGAATATTTATAtggcaacaaattggacaacccagagaaaatggataaattcctaagaACTTAAaatctaccaagactgaatcatgaagaaatagaaaatctgaacaagcCAATAATGAGTAAGGTGACTGAATCAGTAATAAGAAATCTTCCACCAAACATTTCAAGATTTAATGCTAGCCTCTCTCCAACTGTTCCAAAAAATCAAAGGAAGGGAACACTTTCAGCCTCATTTTATGAGGTTAgtgttaccctgataccaaagccagataaggacactacacgaaaagaaaattacaggctaatatccttaatgaacacagatgaaaaaatcTTTGACAAACTACTACCAAActaaattcaacagcacattaaaaagattctataccatgatcaagtgagattcattcctgggatgcaaagatggttcaacatacacaaaccaataaataaaagagatgcaCATCAACAGAATGAGGGATGAAAATCATGTGATCATATCAACCcatgaaaaaaaagcatttgacaaaactaaACAGACTTTCATGATAGAAACTCAAAAATATTGATATTGAAGGAGTATACTCCACACAATAAAGATCATATATGGCAACCCCACacctaacatcatactcaatggtgagaagtggaaagcttttcttctaggatcaggaacaagacaaggatgtccctcttgccacttctattcaacatagtacaagTCGTCTTAGCCAGAGCTGTTAcacaggaaaaaggaagaaaaggcatacacaataaaaaggaaaatgtaaaatttatgtttgcagatgatatgatctcacatatagaaaactctaaagaccccaccaaaaaaaccccaaaccacatctgttaaaactaagaaactaattcagtaaagttgcaagatacaaaaccaacatacaaaaatcagttgtgtttctaagCACTGAAGATGAACTATCcgaaaaagaaattaagacaatcccatttacagtaccattgaaaagaataaaatatttacaaataaatttagcTAAAAAGGTGAAAGAGCTGTATActgagaactataaaacactgatgaaagaaattcaagtacTTAATTCACAAATAAtagaaagatatcccatgttcatggattgaaagaattaatgttaAGATATCCATAGTACCCAaaatgatctatagatttaaaaacaatctctaacaaaattccaatggcattttgcacagatatagaaaaataatcctaagatttgtatcaAACtgcagaagaccccaaatagctaaagcaatcttgagcagaagaacaaagctggagtaatcacacttcctgatttcaaattatattacagagctacagtaatcaaaacagtacagtattggcataaaaataggcCAATGGAATGaaatagtccagaaataaacccatgcatataagatcaactaatcttcaacgggagtgccaagaatactcaatagggaaaggacagtctcttcaataaatggtgctgggaaaactagatatactcatgcaaaagagtgaaactggaccctTATCTCACACCAGGCACAAAAACCAAactgaaatggattaaagacttactcaaaaagaatgtaaaacctgaaactgtataactcctagaagaaaacatggggaaaaGCTTGTCATGGGTctaggcaatgatttttttgtttgttttttgatttgacACCAAATGCTcaggcaacaaaagtaaaaacaagtaagtggactacatcaaactaaaacgGTTttgaacagggcagccccggtggctcagcggtttagcgccgccttcagcccagggctgtgatcctggagacccgggactgagtcccatgttgggctccctgtgtggagcctgcttctccctctgcctgtgtctctgcctctctctgtgtgtctctcatgaataaataaataaaatctttaaaaaaaaaaggttttgaacagtaaaggatacaataaacaaaatgaaaaggcaacctattgaatggaaTAAAATAGTTGTAAACCAtctatccaataaaggattaatttccaaaatatgtaaaggacTCCctaactcatacaactcaatagtaaacaAATCAAGAcaatccccccaaaataaataattccattaaaaaatgggcaaaggatctgaataaacatttctccaaagacgacatacaaatggccaacaagtatatgaaaagatgctcaacatcactaatcattagggaaatgtaaatctaAGCCACAGTGATATATCTTCTCAAACCTGTTacgatggctattatcaaaaaatcaaaagataataagtgttggagaggatgtggagaaaagaggaaatataaattggtgcagctattatagaaaacagcatgaagactcctcaaaatattaaaaatagaaatacctcatgatccagcaatccatcttctgggtatgtatccaaaggaaacaGAACCACCATCTTATGGATATACTCAGTGGAGAAGGGGTAAGAACCACTGCTACAATCAATGGAGCAGTAGGAATGGCTTCTCACCCCCTCTTCCCACTTTCCACAGCAGCCTCTCAGGTGAgagctgtgtgtatgtgtgtatggtgGGTTCAGGGTCTAATGCAAGGGGGACCAGGGGAGCAGGAGGCTGTTCCCCAGCTCTGTCACAGACCAGTTGTGTCCTTGGAAAAGCCCCTGTGCCTCTCTGGGTCCCCAGCTTCCACCCTTGTAAAcgcaggtcatgacctcagctcTAAGATGACATATGATACAATCTTAAAAGGTTTTGAAAACTGTGACCGGACATTGGACAAGGCAGCAACATGCCCACCATGTACTGGACACTGCTCTAAAGCCTTTCCACAAGGGACAGTCATTTAGGCTTCACGGGACCCCACGATGTAGGTCCCATTATTATCTCCAACTTAAAGGGGAGGAAACTGAGCTCACAGAGGTTGAGGACCTTGCTCCAGGTGGCACAGAGGGTCATGGGGAAAGTAGAATGGGGTGCAGGTCTGTCAGCCTCAGCAGCTGAGCTTCACCAACAGTCTTACTGCCCAGACAGAAGACCTGCCCAGAGATTCCccagtgagtggcagagccagtgACCATGCAGCTGAGAAGGAGTCAGGGTAGAAGGGGATGCACTGACCATCCATTCCAAGAGTCAGGGGACACGTGTTGCACCCAGGACCCCCATCCTgctcatgtgggactcgactgAATGCTCTGATGGCAACAGTCCCTCCCTGCAAAATGGGAGAGCGTTTTCTGCCTGGTTTTGAGGACAAGGATATTTTTCCAAATGGTGATGCACTAGCCTTTGTAGATGGAAGTGGGGCTCCGGATGATCCCTAGAGTACAGACCTGGAGTCGTGCATCCACGGAAGGCTGCCCTGGGCACCCAACTTGGCCTGGTTTCTAATTCTGACTACTACTTGCTAGCTGTGGCTGtggtgcctcagtctccccagctATAAAAGGGAGACGATCATAGCACCTTCCTTAAGGGGAGATTATAGGAataagtctctctctctatatataaagcacttagagcaGCTCGGCACTCGGCAGGTGTCAGTCAAACCTAAGCAAATAAGCGGTGCCAGCACTTTACCAGTGGCAGGGACAAGGCAAAGGGAAGATGCAGAAGCCCCTGCCAACCCTCTTTAGCCCTGGGAAAACGGAGAGAGTCAGGACAGGGGCTGTGCTGGTGGCCTGGGGCTGCCAGGCCTCCATGGTGGATTTGGGCTGAGATGAATATAAACTCCCCCCACTGGGACCCCAGTATCCTTGTGGTCAGTCAAGGCTGGGACAGATACACAGGGGCCTTTCTGGGTAACT contains these protein-coding regions:
- the STEAP3 gene encoding metalloreductase STEAP3 yields the protein MSGEMDKPLISRRLVDSDGSLAEAPSEAPKVGVLGSGDFARSLVTRLLGSGFSVVVGSRNPKRTAGLFPSAAQVTFQAEAVDSPDVIFVAMFREHYSSLCGLSDQLAGKILVDVSNPTEQEHLRRRESNAEYLASLFPTCTVVKAFNVISAWTLQSGPRDGNRQVPICSDHPEAKRAVSEMVQAMGFMPMDMGSLVSAREVEAMPLRLLPGWKVPALLALGLFIFFYVYNFVRDVLQPYVRDGKSKFYKLPVSVVNTTLPCVAYVLLSLVYLPGVLAAALQLHRGTKYRRFPDWLDHWLQHRKQIGLLSFFCAALHALYSFCLPLGRVSRYEVVNLAIKQVLANKSHLWIEEEVWRMEIYLSLGVLALGTLSLLAVTSLPSIANSLNWREFSFVQSTLGFVALVLSTLHTLTYGWTRAFEDSHYKFYLPPTFTLTLLVPCVVILAKGLFLLPCFRHRLSKIRRGWEKDGAIKFTLPMDHALAQKTSHV